In Citrus sinensis cultivar Valencia sweet orange chromosome 3, DVS_A1.0, whole genome shotgun sequence, the sequence GGTCACTCCTATCGTGGCTATAATTCCCCCTTCTTGAACTTGTAGAATGCCGGTCCTTTGGAGAAACcttctaaaagaaaagaaaacaaaaacattgaTCAATGATAAATAGCATTGTAAATATCTAAATGCTAAATGAGAAAAGATGCTCAGTAAGGTCACTAATGAAACGTAAACGAACTGAGAACACACCAACACTAATGGCCAGGCTTGGCTGCTTTCTAGATTCCTGACCGTcacttatattaaaaaaaaaaaggaaagcaGCATTCAATACACATGAAAAAACCCAGAACTGAATGTtgcaaatttgacaaaatcatATGTAACATTACAACTCTTCTCTACTTCACCCTTTCACTTGTGGCACCAGTATACATTCTCTAGACCACATGACACACAATATCAAGGCCACAATGCAAATGAATCAGTCTTTGGCAACCAATAACTTAATCCAGATACACAAACTCGGATGTGGGACTGCCTTTCACCAAGGTTCTAATCAGTGCCCAACTCGGATGTGGGACTGCCTTTCACCAAGGTTCTAATCAGTGCCCAACCCGAAATATGATTCAGGAACAAGAAGCAATATGCTTctataaagaaaaattctaaTCCAATCGAATGCGTGTATAGACAACATTTTTGGCAAACGATGGGCGATAGATAAAGGTGAAACAAAGCAATACCATTGTATGCTAACAAAAACACAGAAGCACAGTgcaaacataattaaatagagaAGCCAAATGAAACGAAACAGCCACGCAGAAAGAAGTCTTGCAAATGCATCTTACAGGATTGGGAAGGTAAGTCCCAGTCCCAGCACGATATCTTGGCATTTCATCAATGTACCGTTGGTAAACACCAGCAGGCCCGTTAGAAGCAGACTGGAGAGGAGTAACAGGAGCAAGATGGGGCCCATAACTGATGAGCTGGGTAAAAAGATTCATGTTGGCTGAAAGTGGTCTTCCAGGACCATCCCATGGAAAACGGCCCTGTAGATAGACAGGTGGCACCATCATAGGTGAAGGATATATAAGAGGTGAAGATAATCGTGGGTTTTGGCAAAACCGGCcatattgtaaattttgcCAATGGCTAAGAAAGTCACTGTTGAGAATGTCAGACTTGTGCTCCAATGGTTCGACACGAGCAGACCTTCTCATAGAACTTGAAGTACTTGACGCCTCTGACTGATCAAGTCCCTCAGACAAATCAAACTTTTGACCAGAATCACTGCTTCCCAGGCCCTCTTCCCCACTAAAATGGCTTGTTGATGCATCAGAGGTTCCTGACTCAGTTGGGAAGTTGTATATTGGAAGCATCGTAAAAAAGGGAACAGGTGGACCTGTGGGATAAAAGGTCAAGGGAACAACCTCTGAATTGTCCGCGGACCTTTGTCGAGCACCATGACCTAAGAGGACAGGAGCAATCGGAATCACTGATTCTGACCCACTTGTCTGAGCTTCTTCAGATCCGGGCATTTGATGCCTTGGAATATGTAAAGGAGCAAGGGATTGAAGTCCTACACTCCTGTCTGGTATTTCAGACCCCATGGTTGGAAGCAGATTCCATTCTTTGTTGTCTTCATCAGCCTGAACAGAAGAATGTTCTGACACACTACTACCTTTTCCATACACTGGAGAAGCAGTAGAAGCCATTTTTCTACCCCTTTTTTCTTTAGCTGGTTTTGAGACCTTTGCCGATGATCCTTCCCAAGAACTCTCAGAATTGGTTTTACTTCTCACAGAACTTGTATGTGAAGCAGGCATAGATCTTGAGCTGGCAGATCTGTCATCAAAGTAAACCTCGTTACCTCTACTATCTAGATAATGGAAAGAATCTTCATGATCTTCCCTCATTGACTCCCCGGCATCTTTGTTGAATTTATGTGGAGCTCTTCTAGCACTGCCAGAGGCACCTATCTGAGATGAAGGAAGAAGGTTATAACCAGCTGAAGTTGATTGCTGCTTATCGTCAGACCGAAGCATCTCAAAATTTCCATTCTCAAGATCAAATCCGCCACCAGAACCCCGGTTCTGCTGATGCCAGTAATCATTATCACCCTCCATAGGGTTCGTTTCCACAGgaccaaaattttcattaccGCGTTCAAGTGAATCTTCCGGGCTTGAGGTCAATCCAACACCAGGAAAAAAATGGGTTATAGGTGAGGAAACCAAACTTTGGGGAAACTGCATGTTGGCACCCGATGCAGTCTCAATGAAGGGAAGATTGGTGGGAACCATTCCACCCAAATTTCTCTGAGAATATCCCATTGAAGTTAGAATTGAATGTGGTAGAGGAAGAGGTAAGTGACCAGAAGCTAAATTCAGTGGAATGCGGACCTGTCCATTAAAACCATGAGCCATGGAAGATGCCATCAAGTTCACAAGATCTTGCTCTTCCTGTTGCATCCCTTGTGTCCCTGCAACAGAAGAAAATTCTTCACTCATAGCACCCAAGACCAGATCATCACCGTAACTATTAAACACACTGTTTGAATCAGCAGTAGCATCAAAGCTCTGACAGGATGCAGTGTGACTAACAGATGAAGGATTGCCAGTTGAAGATCTAATGTCATGGCTTGCCAAAATATCAGATTCCAAGTTCTTCCTTCTACTATTCTCCAACTTTGAAGAAGACATCTGGCATTTTACACTTTCTGGGGGTTTCTTAGGCCGCCCTTGGGAGGTAACTTCACCATACGTGTCTGTAAGCTCGGGGCTAGAGCGTGTCCGTGCAAACAGATATCTACCCTTAATGTCACCAATCATTGTATCAGGTTTAAAACTTCTGTTACCTTTATCATTATTTGCATTCTGATTAATACTAGCATCCCTTCTACCCTGATCAAAAGCCCTGGTGCTATTCAAGTTACCATAGTTTTTTTGGGTTTGTGTATGAGAAACTGTGGAAACAGAACTGACCCTAAAAGTACTTTCAACAGGACTATTAATATGCTGAGATGAAGCACTACCATGCGATCTGTCAACTTGAGATTCACAACCAATGGAAATCTCATTTCTTTTGCCACCTAAACCTGAATTGTTGTGGAGATTCTCAGGCTCATGTTGATGGTCTCGATTTGACAATCGCAAGCGCCACAAGTCATTCCTTGGTGCATCCGGACGAACACCGCTACCATGTCTATCCCAGGTATTCATAAAAAACTGATTTACTTCATAATATAAGTCCTCATTGGGACAATCAAGTAACCTTGCCAGCCTTTTAGCCCCAAATGCAAATGCACTGCGTATCCTAAAGAAGTTACCTGGCCAATTTATATAGACAGAAggaaacaaattacaaaatttcagaTAGTAGAAAATCAGACCAAGAATTACAAGCACATCAAAAGCACTACAATCTCATAGCCGATACTCCATATTTGTGCAACAATATATTGAACTCAGACCATATAAATGTATTTGTGCATGCTTATAAGTCTATGCTCCATACCATTTGCTTCACAGATGCAGTGAATTTTGCCAAAATGTGTGAAGGTTATCGACGGCTACACTAAAAATAGGATCATACAAAGAATATAAAAGATGTTTTGAGGTAAAAATAGATTATTTGAAGGTTATTAACAACTACAGTGGACTCATTTAGAATTCCATCCCAAAGAAAAAGTGAAGCCAACGAAGTCACAAACACAAAACacttgtaaacaaataatCTTCATCATAATGCCTATTATGCCCTCTacatttattacaaatatttaaatatggaAACTCCATAGTTAATATAAACATATCCAGGATCATCTGAGCGTGACCCCTTGGGCGTAGCTCTGCTGGCCGCGTATGCATTTTGCACCCATGGTTGCCCAAGTTTGAATGATAATATGGAAAGGGTTGATGTGGATAAGGTTCTCATCCCCATCCAAAccttctaaaattttttaaaataaattactgtGTGTATTCCATGTATTTATTCTGCTcatggttttattttatttgttaaaagtaAGCATCACCACAATAAGTGTGGGAGGGTTAGAAAAAGTCACAGGTAACTTCTTGGACAATGCCCTTCTTGAGAATAAATGAACTACAAGATACCAGATGCATAAAGTGAATCAATGGAGACCAACAGAGGAGTTCACCTAGTAAAGAAGTGAAATTTTCTATtgtgaagaaaaattaagaaagtaACCAAGCAAAAACATAGTAAAATGTCATTGATAGCATACGATCATAAAAAGGTTAGCATATATGAAGCCACaactaaactaaaatataaCCTTCTTATGCTAACGGACATTGGAGCCCAAGCAGGCTACAAAAAAGAACCACATGAAGACAGTTCAAATTGCCACTGGAAAATGGTaggtaagaaataaaaataagcaaaacattaaaaaataggaACAGGCAATGTTTCATAGAATTACAAAGaccattcaaaaaaaaaaagaaagacattaattcaaaataaaattaatagtatcACATTCACCATGCCAGAGGAATGAACAGATGATATCACAGTATCGCAACAAATAATAAGCCCACAAAAGAAATAGAACTGTAGTATATAGTTTGTCAATGCACCTTTACTAACACTGCGCCCAAGGTTGTTGTTTACACGCAAAGGATCGATGAcattaaaatgttttgaaaCAAAGGGTTGGCCCTGATTTTCTTGGCCACCAGGAAAAACAGCATATGTAGAACTACAAGCATCAAGAAACAATTTGCTAAGAAGTAACACTCCACCATCTTTTCGAGGAGGTTCCGCTGTAAAACAGACCAAGAGGAAACATCAAGCTTGACGATCACTTATGCGAggatcaaaattagaattttcaaGCAAAATATCTATACCCGTTACATCTGGAAGCGAACTGATGGGTACAGGACCCCAAAGGCTTAGACAGAAGTTGTCCCAGTCAAACTTGCTAAAAAACTCCAGAAAACGATAAAGGACCTACAagtggaaagaaaaaaactatcAGCCTACTAAAAGGACAAATGTATGAAAATAGTGAGAAAATGTTCACATAGCCACCTCAAGCGGACCAGCAAAAGAATTGTTGAAAACATGAAATATGTAAAGAACCAATGTCTCCAAGGCATATGTTGATATAAGTCCATGGTGAGCACCCAATATTCGGCTTTCATAATAACACCAAGCCTTTATCAGTATAATGCTGCGCTTGAAAAGATGATTCTGATTTATCATATGATCAACCTATTTAAGCAGAAAAAAACAGTTAGCAAATAAACATAATCAGCATAATGGATTACAATTTGAAAAGGAAACGTTCAATGGCAAAGTTTGAAGGATGCACCACGGACCTCCTCAAGGAAACAAAGAGTGCATAACCCACCAAGCTGGTTAAATGATATGTCTACCACAATATTTTCGACAAGGCACTTTATTATCTTTACCTACAAATAATAACAgaaaaagaatgttaaattcagtacaaaacaaaaaacttgaGGCAAAATGGGCTTATATAGGTTACATTAGAATTTATGCAGAAAATCCACAAACAAGAATTTAGATAACCATAATAATAGTAACGGTTTAGTGGACAACCAAGCATCTTCTCAGATGAATAAATCACCACAATCAGTCACAACGAATAGCATTGCAACTCTGAAACTAAACTTTCAGGGGATAAATCCAAACTTATCTCcagttaaaataaatcacaagTTTGAAATTTGTAAAACTATATCAGATGGAAATTTTGCATCAAATAATACAGGGCATGAATGGAAGATTATGAGCCACAATCTTTAGAAAACTAAGGTACGATGAAACTCACTTCTGCCTGAATGTACTGAACCTCCTTGACACGGAATTCAGCATGCTCATTCTTCTCTTCGTTTTCCAACATATCACGCACCTGATGAGCCCATGTGTCTTTCAAAGTTTGATTATCACTAAAAGCTGTTAAGTCAATGTCCCCATCTGGTAAATAGGTCTTAAGGGGTACAGACCCAAAAGTAAAAACCTGTACACGAAAATAATCACTAGtgaataataacataaaataaatgaaaatgcaaaaGCTTAAATGATGCCAATTTGTTCAACATCCCATCACATTCACTAAATATAGGATGATTGCAACTATTTATGCCTGTGTTTTGACTAATAAGTTAAACCGGGATATACAACAttaacaaaattcaacataaTACATGTTCATTTGGTCGAATCAATAAAGCAACGCAACATAAACAAATTCTCACATATATGTAAAAGTTGGCAACCTGACAAGGAACGCATTTGCTAATGAGGCGCTGAACATAATCTGCAACAGCATTGCGGCGTTCTTCGGAAAAGGGGTTGGGCTGAATGCAGGCAATAAGCTCTGCAGTTCTCTCCTCTGCCTTCAACCATCGTTCCGGGTCAAGTGCTCGGATCACTGAACCCGCTTCATTGGGCAATAACCCGTTTAATAATAGCCCACTTGGTGGCTCTCTCCGCCCTTCATGCTCTCCCATGCAATCCCTTTAATTTTCGCTTTGCTAATCTTTACCCAAAATGTCAccgccaccaccaccacaACTACTAAAACAACTTGCCGATCAAACTAAGTTTCTCGAATTCAAAGTCTAtcagttttgtttttatgcttgagtttcaattattattaacctTTTTCTTAAGTAATAGTAAGAAGAATTTTAGGTTTTGACATTTATATAACCTAAAGAAGAAtacaaaattgtaaatttataacaaactGAATATATtagtaaagaaaaaggataTGCTGAAACCCTgaagataaaaataagaagCAGATTAGTGATACAGATTGGTTGAGATTTATCAAAACCTAAGGAGAATGTTTTGAAGTTGGAAGCGTCGGCGAATCAACGATGGAAAGTATAAAGATAGTTGTGAGGAGGAAGAGGGACCAAATAGCAAATGTAAAAGAGGGGATTGGGgcattaaattaaatggtGGATAGATTGAGGGGCGGATCAAAATTAGGTTTCGGGAAGAAAGACAGAAAGAGAGGGCGTGTTTGGTCACAGGAATTTGGAATTGCTTTGTGGAGGCGAGGTTTTGACGATGAGGAAGTTTGTGCATTCGAGggtttctaatttatttttttatttttaaataatgaaaaaatatatttgagaaatagaaacagagagagaaagaaagagggaGGATGATAGAATCTGGGAAAGGAACACGGAGAGAGAGCAAGAGGGAGACAGGGCAGacgtaataaaaaataaattaaattaaaaaatttttgaattttttttctcttaccgttctttccattttcctttttttatttaagaagattttcgtttttatttttattattcgcCGCTGCCGTTTTGTACTTTTCCTTAATGAGTTGGGCTAGCCAATTGAAATTATGCAGGCCCATATAAGTGTTGGGCCCAATTTCTGTTGCAGGCAATTGAAGCAGGCCGCAGTAGTGATGGCAAactacatatataaaataaaaaaacactaCAAGtccacataaaataatatggattccaatatatatatatatataatttattttttactttagtttcatttatgttttttaattaattctattatgtttttcatttaacttatatatttttatttaattttaatttagtaaataatttaattaaaaaataatgcgATATCCTTTTTTCGGCCGGATCCGGATTCGAATTTGGATATGTACGGATTCTATAATTTAGCATATGGATccacattttttaatatgcggATCCAAATTTTTCCATATCTGAATGTTCCAAATCTTTGCGAATTCAGACTGTACCCCGATATTTTTACCGTCCCCAGGCCGCAGCCTCATTGCCTTTATATacttttttgtcattttaaagccataaatttatttcagcTGTCTGCGTTTATAAAAATCCACAATAAATCATATgataagaaattttgaaaatttagattttgtttatattctCTCACGGGAATCATATCATCTGAATAACATAAGTTCATTTAAAACTTCGAACTGgatcaattaatttaaataaattggaTTGTATTTAATaggattttaaatcaaataattatttttaattaccatttcgattatgaaaataaacaaacaattaatgGATGGTGCAGTATCTTGATTGAAATGCCTTGAAGGTTTCTTGTTCTCCTTTTTCTGGAAATAgcacttttgtttttctcacTCTAAATTGCTAATTACAAGAAGATTGTGAAACCGGCcatattgtaaattttgcCAATGGCTAGGAAAGTCACTGTTGAGAATGTCAAACTTGTGCTCCAATGGTTCGACATGAGCAGACCTTCTCATAGAAATTGAAGTACTTGACGCCTCTGACTGATCAAGTCCCTCAGACATATCAAACTTTTGACCTGAATCACTGCTTCCCAGGCCCTCTTCCCCACTAAAATGGCTTGTTGATGCATCAGAGGTTCCTGACTCAGTTGGGAAGTTGTACATTGGAAGCATCGTAAAAAAGCTAACAGGTGGACCTGTGGGATAAAAGGTCCAGGGAACAACCTCTGAATTGTCCGGGGACCTTTGTCGAGCACCATGACCTAAGAGGACAGGAGCAATCGGAATCACTGATTCTGACCCACTTGTCTGAGCTTCTTCAGATCCGGGCATTTGATGCCTTGGAATATGTAAAGGAGCAAGGGATTGAAGTCCTACACTCCTGTCTGGTATTTCAGACCCCATGGTTGGAAGCAGATTCCATTCTTTGTTGTCTTCATCAGCCTGAACAGAAGAATTTTCTGACACACTACTACCTTTTCCATACACTGGAGAAGCAGTAGAAGCCATTTTTCTACCCCTTTCTTCTTTAGCTGGTTTTGAGACCTTTGCCGATGATCCTTCCCAAGAACTCTCAGAATTGGTTTTACTTTTCACAGAACTTGTATGTGAAGCAGGCATAGATCTTGAACTGGCAGATCTGTCATCAAAGTAAACCTCGTTACCTCTACTATCTAGATAATGGAAAGAATCTTCATGATCTTCCCTCATTGACTCCCTGGCATCTTTGTTGAATTTATGTGGAGCTCTTCTAGCACTGCCAGAGGCACCTATCTGAGATGAAGGAAGAAGGTTATAACCAGCTGAAGTTGATTGCTGCTTATCGTCAGACTGAAGCATCTCAAAATTTCCATTCTCAAGATCAAATCCGCCACCAGAACCCCGGTCCTGCTGATGCCAGTAATCATTATCACCCTCCATAGGGTTCGTTTCCACAGgaccaaaattttcattaccGCGTTCAAGTGAATCTTCCGAGCTTGAGGTCAATCCAACACCAGGAAAAAAATGGGTTAATGGTGAGGAAACCAAACTTTGGGGAAACTGCATGTTGGCACCCGATGCAGTCTCAATGAAGGGAAGATTGGTGGGAACCATTCCACCCAAATTTCTCTGAGAATATCCCATTGAAGTTAGAATTGAATGTGGTAGAGGAAGAGGTAAGTGACCAGAAGCTAAATTCAGTGGAATGTGGACCTGTCCATTAAAACCATGAGCCATGGAAGATGCCATCAAGTTCACAAGATCTTGCTCTTCCTGTTGCATCCCTTGTGTCCCTGCAACAGAAGAAAATTCTTCACTCATAGCACCCAAGACCAGATCATCACCGTAACTATTAAACACACTGTTTGAATCAGCAGTAGCATCAAAGCTCTGACAGGATGCAGTGTGACTAACAGATGAAGGATTGTCAGTTGAAGATCTAATGTCATGGCTTGCCAAAATATCAGATTCCAAGTTCTTCCTTCTACTATTCTCCAACTTTGAAGAAGACATCTGGCATTTTACACTTTCTGGGGGTTTCTTAGGCCGCCCTTGGGAGGTAACTTCACCATACGTGTCTGTAAGCTCGGGGCTAGAGCGTGTCCGTGCAAACAGATATCTACCCTTAATGTCACCAATCATTGTATCAGGTTTAAAACTTCTGTTACCTTTATCATTATTTGCATTCTGATTAATACTAGCATCCCTTCTACCCTGATCAAAAGCCCTGGTGCTATTCAAGTTACCATAGTTCTTTTGGGTTTGTGTACGAGAAACTGTGGAAACAGAACTGACCCTAAAAGTACTTTCAACAGGACTATTAATATGCTGAGATGAAGCACTACCATGCGATCTGTCAACTTGAGATTCACAACCAATGGAAATCTCATTTCTTTTGCCACCTAAACCTGAATTGTTGTGGAGATTCTCAGGCTCATGTTGATGGTCTCGATTTGACAATCGCAAGCGCCACAAGTCATTCCTTGGTGCATCCGGACGAATGCCGCTACCATGTCTATCCCGGGTATTCATAAAAAACTGATTTACTTCATTATATAAGTCCTCATTGGGACAATCAAGTAACCTTGCCAGCCCTTTAGCCCTAAATGTAAATGCCGTGCGTATCCTAAAGAAGTTACCTGGCCAATTTATATAGACAGAAggaaacaaattacaaaatttcagaTAGTAGAAAATCAGACCAAGAATTACAAGCACATGAAAAGCACTACAATCTCATAGCCGATACTCCATATTTGTGCACCAATATATTGAACTCAGACCATATAAATGTATTTGTGCAAGCTTATAAGTATATGTTCCATACCATTTGCTTCACAGATGCAGTGAATTTTGCCAAAATGTGTGAAGGTTATCGACGGCTACACTAAAAATAGGATCATACAAAGAATATAAAAGATGTTTTGAGGTAAAAATAGATTATTTGAAGGTTATTAACAACTACAGTGGACTCATTTAGAATTCCATCCCAA encodes:
- the LOC102616944 gene encoding uncharacterized protein LOC102616944 isoform X4, whose protein sequence is MGEHEGRREPPSGLLLNGLLPNEAGSVIRALDPERWLKAEERTAELIACIQPNPFSEERRNAVADYVQRLISKCVPCQVANFYIYVFTFGSVPLKTYLPDGDIDLTAFSDNQTLKDTWAHQVRDMLENEEKNEHAEFRVKEVQYIQAEVKIIKCLVENIVVDISFNQLGGLCTLCFLEEVDHMINQNHLFKRSIILIKAWCYYESRILGAHHGLISTYALETLVLYIFHVFNNSFAGPLEVLYRFLEFFSKFDWDNFCLSLWGPVPISSLPDVTAEPPRKDGGVLLLSKLFLDACSSTYAVFPGGQENQGQPFVSKHFNVIDPLRVNNNLGRSVSKGNFFRIRSAFAFGAKRLARLLDCPNEDLYYEVNQFFMNTWDRHGSGVRPDAPRNDLWRLRLSNRDHQHEPENLHNNSGLGGKRNEISIGCESQVDRSHGSASSQHINSPVESTFRVSSVSTVSHTQTQKNYGNLNSTRAFDQGRRDASINQNANNDKGNRSFKPDTMIGDIKGRYLFARTRSSPELTDTYGEVTSQGRPKKPPESVKCQMSSSKLENSRRKNLESDILASHDIRSSTGNPSSVSHTASCQSFDATADSNSVFNSYGDDLVLGAMSEEFSSVAGTQGMQQEEQDLVNLMASSMAHGFNGQVRIPLNLASGHLPLPLPHSILTSMGYSQRNLGGMVPTNLPFIETASGANMQFPQSLVSSPITHFFPGVGLTSSPEDSLERGNENFGPVETNPMEGDNDYWHQQNRGSGGGFDLENGNFEMLRSDDKQQSTSAGYNLLPSSQIGASGSARRAPHKFNKDAGESMREDHEDSFHYLDSRGNEVYFDDRSASSRSMPASHTSSVRSKTNSESSWEGSSAKVSKPAKEKRGRKMASTASPVYGKGSSVSEHSSVQADEDNKEWNLLPTMGSEIPDRSVGLQSLAPLHIPRHQMPGSEEAQTSGSESVIPIAPVLLGHGARQRSADNSEVVPLTFYPTGPPVPFFTMLPIYNFPTESGTSDASTSHFSGEEGLGSSDSGQKFDLSEGLDQSEASSTSSSMRRSARVEPLEHKSDILNSDFLSHWQNLQYGRFCQNPRLSSPLIYPSPMMVPPVYLQGRFPWDGPGRPLSANMNLFTQLISYGPHLAPVTPLQSASNGPAGVYQRYIDEMPRYRAGTGTYLPNPKVSPKDRHSTSSRRGNYSHDRSDHHGEREGNWNVNSKSRASGRHNRNQVEKSSSRPDRLAASENRSERPWSSQRHDTFPPYHSQNGPLRSSSTHSGSPNVAYGMYPLSAMNPSGASSNGPAIPPVVMFYPYDHNAAYASPTEQLEFGSLGPVGFSGVNEASQLSEGSRSSGTVEDQRYHGTLGQQSSPDHPSSHVQRGL